In the Purpureocillium takamizusanense chromosome 5, complete sequence genome, one interval contains:
- a CDS encoding uncharacterized protein (COG:S~EggNog:ENOG503NZ40) codes for MSTGSLRSGRSSKLGPPATTGQNSLLEKVNARTSTPDSEALASSDDESEQRPDTSQTSNSSQPPRPVRRSSWLNDTTSQPLPRPRKGSFASSSMSPTGSHPSTPSAESGNVPWGSHSTSSVMGRSSGASTFSWGTGIWNDRKDVPSRLTEVLPSPTSTVPPGGGGSSFFGPDAGMAQPSTSGRDPNPNSQIPFAIPLHPTPKTYRSQSYSVGQLEPDNAVPASMTSSTVLGRARHSALQHRPSRPSMLSEMANDGSVLGKVKEVEDDDDESSTDSMQGSFHQMSDSNKIEMLARENAMLRQQQQQYTNRLRPRASTGAGYLGNGYPLREAVPEESDYAIDELDEAGDSTYPFGRRSAARRMSEYGGGGGGGFRAPLGMENRKDSMNLKKALWSSTPSYFTGDISQSRRHSFANMPTRQGSISSIADSVSTLDANPADGQQSQGFVPGFPEGPGFPGSTSNPALYGAGVGAMQTPFGNPYASSFGLQNQFHNRAPSPHRNVYSMAQPRHNQLLHVVLFKCARADVFYIQEGTGLTVKPGDLVIVEADRGTDLGTVAKDNVDWQTAKEMKEHYAEEHYKWLMMYSQGAAAANEGSGAGLLASSNGLQGSAIGGMGPPSQHHVQEPNAGELRPKLIKRLAQNHEIHALRDKEGQEAKAKRVCMQKVKEHGLNMEILDAEFQMDWKKLTFYYFADSYINFNSLVTDLFKIYKTRIWMSAINPASFASPTLGIQAPSGVGPGAVGAGRGPGSGERRQQNQQAQEQSSQAFGQAPQVARGFRPAFSQPFGGDRQGPPATAYPTANYAFGGGGAFGNARSNPAYAPSLSPGLEGFPNAGFQQPVDLQSVRQRLPGGQTIPSPTPHGHGASPISHQNDWASAFQGLSLNTH; via the exons ATGAGCACCGGTTCCCTCAGGTCCGGCCGCTCATCGAAGCTCGGCCCGCCTGCCACGACCGGCCAAAATTCTCTTCTGGAAAAAGTTAACGCACGAACCTCGACGCCAGATTCTGAAGCTTTGGCGAGCTCTGACGACGAGAGCGAACAACGGCCTGACACTTCTCAAACCTCCAACAGCTCTCAGCCGCCCAGGCCAGTCCGTCGGTCTTCGTGGCTCAACGATACTACCTCACAgcctctgcctcgccctcgcaAGGGCTCGTTTGCGAGCAGCTCGATGTCTCCAACGGGTTCACACCCTAGCACCCCATCCGCCGAGAGCGGCAACGTTCCCTGGGGCTCACACTCCACTTCCTCTGTGATGGGACGCAGCTCCGGCGCGTCTACCTTCTCATGGGGAACCGGAATATGGAATGACCGCAAGGATGTGCCTTCGCGGCTCACAGAGGTGTTACCGTCGCCGACTTCGACTGTACCTCCAGGAGGCGGTGGCTCCTCATTCTTTGGGCCCGACGCTGGCATGGCGCAGCCCTCTACCTCTGGACGTGATCCGAATCCCAATTCGCAGATACCCTTCGCCATTCCTCTGCACCCGACCCCGAAAACATATCGTTCTCAGTCCTACTCGGTCGGACAGCTGGAGCCGGACAATGCTGTGCCAGCGTCCATGACTTCATCAACTGTCTTGGGTCGTGCTCGCCACTCCGCTCTGCAACATCGGCCATCTCGGCCGAGCATGCTGAGCGAAATGGCGAACGATGGCTCCGTCTTAGGAAAGGTCAAGGAGgtggaggatgatgatgacgagagCTCGACAGACTCCATGCAAGGATCATTCCACCAGATGTCGGATTCAAACAAGATCGAAATGCTGGCGCGCGAGAACGCCATGCTccgccagcaacagcaacagtATACTAATCGTCttcggccgcgcgcctcgacaGGGGCGGGCTACCTTGGGAACGGCTATCCGCTACGCGAGGCCGTGCCCGAGGAGTCTGACTATGCCATTGACGAGTTGGACGAAGCTGGGGACTCGACCTATCCGTTCGGTAGACGTTCCGCAGCCCGTCGCATGAGCGAatatggcggcggcggcggcggcggcttccgGGCGCCCCTCGGCATGGAAAACCGCAAGGACAGCATGAATCTCAAGAAGGCACTCTGGTCTAGCACGCCTAGCTACTTCACTGGCGATATATCTCAGAGTCGTCGCCACTCCTTCGCCAATATGCCCACACGTCAGGGTTCAATAAGTTCAATCGCCGACTCGGTTTCGACCCTGGATGCGAACCCCGCCGATGGCCAGCAATCGCAAGGTTTTGTCCCTGGCTTCCCCGAGGGACCCGGCTTCCCCGGCTCTACGAGCAATC cagcgttgTATGGTGCCGGCGTCGGTGCCATGCAGACTCCGTTCGGCAACCCCTACGCTTCATCTTTTGGTCTCCAGAACCAGTTCCACAACAGAGCCCCGTCACCGCACCGCAATGTCTACAGCATGGCCCAGCCGAGGCACAAccagctcctccacgtcGTCCTCTTCAAGTGTGCCAGGGCCGATGTATTCTACATACAGGAAGGCACTGGACTGACGGTGAAGCCAGGTGACCTGGTCATTGTTGAGGCTGATCGGGGGACAGACCTCGGCACCGTAGCCAAGGACAACGTTGACTGGCAGACAGCCAAGGAAATGAAGGAGCATTATGCTGAGGAGCATTATAAGTGGCTCATGATGTACTCGCAaggtgccgcggcggccaatGAGGGGAGTGGTGCCGGTCTGCTGGCCTCCTCCAACGGCCTCCAGGGTAGCGCCATCGGCGGGATGGGCCCCCCAAGCCAGCATCACGTTCAAGAGCCGAATGCCGGCGAGCTCCGTCCAAAGCTCATCAAGCGCCTTGCACAAAACCACGAAATCCACGCACTACGCGACAAGGAAGGTCAGGAGGCAAAGGCCAAGCGAGTCTGCATGCAGAAGGTGAAGGAACATGGCCTCAACATGGAGATCCTCGATGCCGAGTTCCAAAT GGATTGGAAAAAGCTCACTTTCTACTACTTTGCCGACTCATACATCAATTTCAACTCTCTTGTAACTGATCTCTTCAAGATTTACAAGACTCGAATCTGGATGTCGGCTATCAACCCCGCGTCTTTCGCCAGCCCTACTCTGGGCATCCAAGCGCCCAGTGGTGTTGGGCCAGGTGCCGTGGGCGCAGGACGAGGACCCGGCAGCGGAGAGCGTCGCCAGCAAAACCAGCAGGCCCAGGAACAGTCGTCACAAGCTTTCGGCCAAGCACCACAGGTGGCTCGCGGCTTTCGTCCGGCTTTCTCTCAGCCGTTTGGCGGAGACAGGCAAGGGCCTCCAGCCACTGCCTATCCTACTGCGAACTATGCTTTTGGTGGAGGTGGCGCCTTCGGCAACGCTCGAAGCAACCCAGCGTATGCCCCTAGTCTATCTCCAGGCCTAGAGGGATTCCCCAACGCAGGCTTCCAGCAGCCGGTGGACCTCCAATCGGTTCGCCAGCGGCTTCCCGGGGGACAGACGATCCCCAGTCCAACAcctcatggccacggcgcgtCACCAATCTCTCATCAAAACGACTGGGCTTCGGCATTCCAGGGTCTGTCCTTGAATACGCACTAG